A window from Pseudomonas alloputida encodes these proteins:
- a CDS encoding cytidylyltransferase domain-containing protein, whose translation MKYEKTTCFLPCRKGSERIPNKNIKPFGGHEFGLIEIKLKQLLQADAVDSIVLSTNDESILDYASSLQNNKIKLHKRREDLSSSQTSTDQLVAHALELIGEGNILWTHVTSPFLSASHYNEIIKLHNEKVLDGYDSLMTTNLLHGFLWQNGEAMNYDRNLEKWPRTQTLTPVHEVNSGVFLAHATIYRELDDRIGRKPYLHPLGKLISHDIDWPEDFTIAECLLEKGLVTL comes from the coding sequence ATGAAATATGAAAAAACGACGTGTTTTCTGCCCTGCCGAAAAGGCAGCGAACGCATTCCGAATAAAAATATAAAACCATTTGGCGGCCACGAATTCGGCTTGATTGAAATCAAGTTGAAGCAACTGCTTCAAGCAGACGCTGTTGATTCCATCGTACTGAGCACTAACGACGAAAGCATCCTTGACTACGCCTCATCGCTTCAAAATAATAAAATCAAACTTCATAAGCGACGAGAAGACCTATCTTCCAGCCAGACCAGCACTGACCAGTTGGTGGCGCATGCGCTTGAGTTGATAGGCGAAGGTAATATCTTGTGGACCCACGTTACTTCGCCATTCCTCAGCGCCAGTCATTACAACGAAATCATAAAGCTTCACAATGAGAAAGTACTGGACGGGTACGACTCCTTGATGACCACAAATTTGCTACACGGCTTCCTCTGGCAAAATGGCGAAGCCATGAACTATGACAGAAACCTAGAGAAATGGCCGAGAACGCAAACTCTCACCCCAGTACATGAAGTAAACAGTGGTGTATTTCTTGCTCATGCAACTATTTACAGGGAGTTAGATGACCGAATTGGTCGTAAACCCTACCTTCATCCACTGGGCAAACTGATCAGCCATGACATTGACTGGCCGGAAGACTTCACAATCGCTGAATGCCTGCTAGAAAAAGGTTTGGTTACCCTATGA
- a CDS encoding glycosyltransferase family 2 protein: MDIFHRHRLSNEGYAASVLERAMQTAEHRPEALVWKGMAALAHNPKLAFLFFINAAQLLPDRADVQALVGRALLAQGLAVLATRYLTQAWQKLPDDASLRMLLWQARSQSEPPATLRSMILAHLPEINAPKELAQVIKLLAAQADAPRRIGVVRYLETHREIQGWAIDLGNLQAPASLKIEADSVNVDAVASIPHPLLSAAGLCTTHGGLRVSVPNPKAQVHIRFADNTHLVGSPVFAMPSFVPPIEQGTQVEQKHVDVLIPVYNGLHETLECINSALEARKLNRTPHRLVVIEDATPVPALAKALKMLAGKGKITLVNNAVNMGFIRTMNRAMALSPGRDVVWLNADTRVQGNWLDRLRNIAHSSADIASVTPFTNNGELMSFPQSQVSHAMPNAREQAALDELAKHANISPVEIETGCGFCLYIKRAALNQVGYLDEVYLARGYGEETDWCLRARSFGWRHMGAPNVFVAHQGGISFGAEKTLRVAHNNAILRRRYPGASARYSAFCLRDPIKAARDALQRARLARFAQQSDEQKASQWPMEAGNTLHIHDGTGADSTLSLVWHRDSHRTWVTLKAPLAPLPLELDYEMPGEFSELVQNLATLPLKGVVLEHQVQCPSKLCDLPSLLNIPYTIVHRDGHLQGLDATYDWQRLANRAESVVLPWQSWHSAFAEAFPQANLVIQPCAELPTPATSQPNILLIGDALDDTDIIQTWVRLGRRITRERLPLTLLVKQDTPWLKTLSATGAVQALPQVTGFSLPEIAKATGCDAVVSLAASPGEKWLAPELASQLDLPLYTRCHSLGTEAGATCVTQLPFSLSQA, translated from the coding sequence ATGGACATTTTCCATCGTCATCGCCTCTCCAATGAAGGCTATGCCGCCAGCGTACTTGAGCGCGCCATGCAAACTGCCGAGCACCGGCCAGAGGCACTGGTATGGAAAGGCATGGCGGCATTAGCGCACAATCCTAAGCTGGCATTTTTATTCTTTATCAACGCAGCCCAATTGTTACCGGACCGTGCTGATGTCCAGGCACTGGTAGGTCGCGCCTTGCTGGCACAAGGGCTTGCAGTGCTCGCCACCCGATACCTCACGCAGGCATGGCAGAAACTACCCGATGACGCCTCCTTGCGTATGCTGCTTTGGCAGGCACGTAGCCAGTCCGAGCCCCCCGCCACACTGCGCAGCATGATTCTTGCCCACTTGCCTGAGATCAATGCGCCCAAAGAATTAGCCCAAGTGATCAAGCTGCTCGCGGCGCAGGCCGACGCCCCTCGTAGGATAGGTGTGGTGCGGTACCTGGAGACACACAGAGAGATCCAGGGATGGGCCATTGACCTTGGCAACCTGCAGGCTCCTGCGTCCTTGAAGATCGAGGCTGACAGCGTGAACGTTGACGCCGTCGCCAGCATACCCCACCCCTTACTCAGCGCTGCCGGCCTTTGCACCACTCATGGCGGCTTGCGTGTAAGTGTGCCAAACCCCAAGGCGCAGGTGCATATCCGCTTCGCCGACAACACCCACCTGGTAGGCAGCCCGGTTTTTGCCATGCCTTCATTTGTGCCACCTATTGAACAAGGCACACAGGTTGAACAAAAGCACGTGGATGTTTTGATACCGGTTTACAACGGGCTGCACGAAACACTTGAATGCATCAACAGCGCACTCGAGGCTCGCAAACTTAACCGCACTCCTCATCGCCTGGTCGTGATCGAAGACGCCACCCCCGTGCCGGCTCTGGCGAAAGCGCTGAAAATGCTAGCCGGTAAAGGCAAGATCACGCTGGTGAATAACGCCGTAAACATGGGCTTCATCCGTACCATGAACCGTGCGATGGCACTGAGCCCTGGCAGGGATGTGGTATGGCTGAATGCCGACACACGGGTACAAGGCAACTGGCTCGACCGCTTGCGCAACATCGCTCACAGCAGCGCAGATATCGCCTCTGTCACGCCATTCACAAACAATGGCGAGCTGATGAGTTTCCCACAAAGCCAAGTCAGCCATGCCATGCCCAATGCTCGTGAGCAGGCAGCGCTGGATGAACTGGCCAAACATGCCAACATCTCTCCCGTCGAGATCGAGACTGGCTGCGGCTTCTGTCTGTATATAAAGCGTGCAGCGCTCAACCAGGTCGGCTACCTGGATGAAGTTTACCTGGCCAGAGGTTATGGCGAAGAAACCGACTGGTGCCTGCGTGCGCGCAGCTTTGGCTGGCGCCACATGGGCGCGCCTAATGTATTCGTGGCGCATCAAGGCGGGATTTCTTTCGGGGCGGAAAAAACACTGCGCGTCGCACACAACAACGCTATCTTGCGCCGCCGCTATCCAGGCGCTTCGGCACGCTATAGTGCGTTTTGCCTGCGGGACCCGATCAAAGCTGCCCGGGACGCGCTACAGCGCGCCCGACTGGCCCGCTTCGCACAACAGAGCGATGAACAAAAAGCCTCGCAATGGCCGATGGAGGCAGGTAATACGCTACACATTCATGACGGCACAGGGGCTGATTCTACCCTCTCTCTTGTCTGGCACCGGGATAGCCATCGCACTTGGGTCACGCTGAAAGCCCCGCTTGCCCCCTTGCCTTTGGAGCTTGACTACGAGATGCCTGGAGAATTCTCCGAGCTGGTCCAGAACCTAGCAACGCTGCCACTGAAAGGCGTCGTGCTCGAACACCAGGTCCAGTGCCCCTCCAAGCTCTGCGATCTGCCTTCACTGCTGAACATTCCTTACACAATCGTACACCGTGACGGCCATCTGCAAGGCCTGGACGCTACCTACGATTGGCAGCGCTTGGCCAACCGGGCAGAAAGCGTGGTTTTACCGTGGCAGTCCTGGCATAGCGCATTCGCCGAGGCGTTCCCGCAAGCCAACCTCGTTATTCAACCATGCGCCGAACTGCCCACTCCTGCAACCAGCCAACCCAACATACTGCTGATCGGCGACGCCCTGGATGATACAGACATCATCCAGACCTGGGTTCGCCTTGGCAGACGCATCACTCGAGAGCGGTTACCGCTTACGCTGCTGGTTAAACAAGACACACCGTGGCTAAAAACCTTATCTGCAACCGGTGCGGTTCAGGCACTACCCCAGGTAACCGGTTTCAGCTTGCCGGAAATTGCCAAGGCGACCGGATGTGATGCAGTGGTCAGTCTTGCCGCTTCTCCTGGCGAAAAATGGCTTGCCCCGGAACTTGCCAGCCAGTTGGATTTGCCGTTGTATACGCGTTGCCATTCCCTAGGCACTGAAGCAGGGGCGACCTGTGTAACCCAATTACCATTTTCACTGAGCCAAGCCTGA
- a CDS encoding HAD family hydrolase, producing MKNIKSNLGDYATLVFDCDGVLLDSNKVKTQAFYEAALPYGEMAAQALADHHVANGGISRYKKFSYFLEHIVAQHAEGPSLEHLLDRYAENVSSGLLSCDIASGIRELRAKTPNTRWLIVSGGDQTELREVFAQRKLAEIFDGGIFGSPDAKEEIIARELRSSNIAPPALFIGDSKYDFKAASESNLDFLFLSDWSEVKNWQQWCNENNIYALGNISSLLETCTHPE from the coding sequence ATGAAGAATATTAAATCGAATCTAGGCGACTACGCCACCCTGGTTTTTGACTGCGACGGTGTGCTGCTAGATTCGAATAAGGTGAAAACCCAAGCCTTCTACGAAGCAGCGCTGCCTTACGGCGAAATGGCCGCCCAAGCTCTCGCTGATCATCACGTTGCTAATGGCGGGATTTCACGCTATAAAAAGTTTTCATATTTCTTAGAACACATAGTCGCCCAACACGCTGAAGGACCTTCATTAGAGCACCTTCTAGACCGCTATGCTGAAAACGTTAGCAGCGGCCTGCTCAGCTGCGATATAGCGAGTGGCATACGGGAGCTTCGAGCAAAAACTCCGAATACTCGCTGGTTGATCGTTTCTGGCGGTGACCAGACCGAACTCCGTGAGGTTTTTGCACAGCGAAAGCTTGCTGAGATTTTTGATGGCGGCATATTCGGAAGCCCAGATGCTAAAGAGGAAATTATTGCTCGCGAGCTACGCAGCTCAAATATCGCACCTCCTGCGCTCTTCATCGGCGACAGTAAATATGACTTCAAGGCAGCTAGCGAATCGAATTTGGATTTCCTTTTTTTGAGTGACTGGTCCGAAGTTAAGAACTGGCAGCAATGGTGCAATGAGAATAATATATATGCTCTAGGCAATATTTCATCTCTACTCGAAACTTGCACTCATCCCGAATAG
- a CDS encoding glycosyltransferase family 2 protein, translated as MTQNVLNERPAGQKPVALSSFRGCINGLYGDVLQGWAIDITQPDQRPVIEVFVDGASVALARADQHEPNAPHGDHFHGFTVQLRQSLLADANRITAQIANTGIHLEGEIELPSQPPQETAAVASQVWHTGGLRVGGWSWDPQAPHRHVVVTLREGSRVVAQVTCNTHHQALAYRATSDHGFAIDLPWELADGKLHVIEVTNDLGQSLPGSPIRLRCRPEGLEGLLHQLELKPDAAMQALVAEVAKEQSSRLPKSAGWQHYPRWYDAFQKREPIAAIPSRFRPGLLLLSEGDATLEKISLDSLGDDAESVHQLAKAAPADLLPAVEQLLAAGCDSIIQIAAGDKLAPRAMAQLRNLLEEGCAWAYADCDRDGPQGQRSQPWFKPVWDIDLFIGADIFSTGAIFSAAIVKEALALLKAGKKQSAINRHDLIAGIALATELNGRSVTHLPRVLYHRSSDTCTSPEQAAPSKQRKDAVAWLCQGLAPGAHVSAVPDYPALLRAHWPLPEQLPRVSLIVPTRDQYKLLHACIEGLLNNTDYPDLEIIVVDNQSTDPQTLAYLAELKQRGVKILAHPHPFNYSTINNRAASAATGELIGLVNNDIEIIESGWLKEMVSQALRPGIGAVGAKLLWPNRMVQHGGVVVGVNGLAAHAGNTLEQRDAGYLGMNQVTRRQSAVTAACLLLRKSLFDSIQGLDERAFPVAFNDVDLCLRIHELGLRNVWTAFAQLIHAESASRGKDISPEKMARAQREQQLFTERWSVSYRDPYYHPALSLDYLTGPYGGLSLPPEPEYCAPRKLASSETHGHIYLADPS; from the coding sequence ATGACACAGAACGTCCTCAACGAGCGGCCGGCGGGTCAGAAACCTGTAGCGCTCTCCTCTTTTCGTGGCTGCATCAACGGACTTTACGGGGATGTTCTGCAGGGGTGGGCTATCGATATCACGCAGCCAGATCAGCGCCCTGTCATCGAAGTTTTCGTTGACGGGGCCAGTGTCGCATTGGCCAGGGCAGACCAACATGAGCCCAATGCTCCACACGGCGATCACTTCCATGGCTTTACCGTGCAACTGCGCCAGAGCCTGCTGGCGGATGCCAACCGAATAACCGCTCAAATTGCTAATACAGGCATCCACCTCGAAGGTGAGATTGAACTCCCTTCCCAGCCTCCACAAGAAACTGCTGCCGTAGCTTCACAGGTATGGCATACGGGTGGGTTGCGCGTCGGCGGCTGGTCTTGGGATCCACAGGCGCCGCATCGCCATGTTGTAGTTACGCTACGCGAAGGTAGCCGGGTTGTTGCCCAGGTCACTTGCAATACCCACCACCAGGCACTCGCGTACCGGGCCACAAGTGATCACGGTTTCGCGATAGACCTGCCGTGGGAACTGGCAGATGGCAAGTTGCATGTCATTGAAGTAACCAATGACCTTGGACAGTCGCTGCCGGGAAGCCCTATTCGTTTGCGCTGCCGCCCGGAGGGCCTGGAAGGCTTGTTGCATCAGCTTGAACTGAAACCCGATGCTGCAATGCAGGCCCTTGTGGCAGAAGTTGCGAAGGAACAATCATCGCGCTTACCAAAAAGCGCAGGATGGCAGCACTATCCACGATGGTATGACGCCTTCCAGAAGCGTGAGCCTATCGCTGCCATCCCATCCAGGTTCAGACCCGGCCTGTTACTGCTAAGTGAAGGTGACGCCACTCTCGAAAAAATCAGCCTCGATAGCCTGGGCGATGACGCTGAAAGTGTCCATCAACTGGCGAAGGCTGCCCCGGCCGACCTTCTCCCCGCAGTTGAACAACTGCTGGCAGCCGGCTGCGACAGCATTATCCAGATCGCTGCAGGTGACAAACTGGCGCCCCGAGCCATGGCGCAGCTTCGCAATTTGCTGGAGGAAGGTTGCGCTTGGGCTTATGCCGACTGTGACCGCGACGGGCCACAAGGCCAACGTAGCCAGCCATGGTTCAAGCCGGTTTGGGACATTGACCTGTTCATTGGCGCAGACATTTTCTCTACTGGCGCAATTTTCTCTGCCGCCATTGTCAAAGAGGCTTTGGCATTGCTCAAAGCAGGCAAAAAGCAGTCTGCCATTAACCGCCACGATCTAATCGCCGGTATAGCACTAGCGACGGAGCTAAACGGCAGGTCTGTAACGCACCTGCCTCGGGTTCTCTACCATCGCTCTAGCGATACCTGTACAAGCCCGGAGCAAGCAGCTCCCTCAAAGCAACGCAAGGACGCCGTGGCGTGGTTATGCCAAGGCCTGGCCCCAGGTGCGCACGTCAGTGCCGTACCAGATTACCCTGCTCTGCTCAGGGCTCACTGGCCGCTCCCCGAGCAACTGCCACGTGTCAGCCTGATCGTACCCACACGTGACCAGTACAAGCTGCTGCACGCCTGCATCGAAGGCCTGTTGAACAACACGGATTATCCTGACCTGGAGATCATTGTTGTCGACAACCAGTCGACTGACCCGCAGACATTGGCCTACCTAGCCGAACTCAAGCAGCGCGGCGTTAAGATTCTTGCGCACCCACACCCCTTCAACTACTCCACGATCAACAATCGCGCGGCGAGCGCTGCCACGGGAGAGCTGATCGGCCTAGTCAACAACGATATCGAAATCATCGAAAGCGGCTGGCTTAAAGAAATGGTTTCGCAGGCACTGCGCCCCGGAATCGGCGCAGTGGGTGCCAAGTTGCTGTGGCCCAACAGGATGGTCCAGCATGGTGGCGTAGTTGTTGGCGTCAATGGCCTCGCGGCCCATGCTGGCAACACCTTGGAGCAACGAGATGCCGGGTACCTGGGGATGAACCAGGTTACCAGGAGGCAGAGCGCGGTAACGGCGGCGTGCCTGCTGCTACGCAAGTCGTTGTTCGACTCGATTCAGGGCTTGGATGAACGAGCGTTTCCTGTGGCCTTCAACGATGTCGATTTATGCTTGCGCATTCATGAACTTGGCCTACGTAATGTCTGGACCGCCTTCGCGCAATTGATCCATGCCGAATCCGCCAGCCGAGGCAAAGATATCTCGCCAGAGAAAATGGCACGCGCCCAGCGAGAGCAGCAGTTGTTTACAGAACGATGGTCAGTCAGCTACAGGGATCCGTACTACCATCCCGCATTAAGCCTGGACTATCTGACCGGTCCGTACGGGGGCTTGTCACTGCCGCCAGAACCAGAATATTGCGCCCCCAGAAAATTGGCATCCAGTGAGACTCATGGTCATATCTACTTGGCTGATCCTTCCTGA
- a CDS encoding aldolase catalytic domain-containing protein produces MKHLDCTLRDGGYYNNWNFSEALIAQYITAMQAAGIQTIELGLRSLKNSSFSGACAYTTDAFLSTLDLPPSMTIGVMVNGSELVGKNAGQQALQLLFPSPASESPVDLVRIACHVHEFAEALPAASWLKERGYDVGFNLMQIANCSESEIKALAKLANNYPLDVLYFADSMGSMSPDDAAQIIQWLRSEWQGALGIHTHDNLGLALSNTLRAMDEGVTWVDSTVTGMGRGPGNARTEELAIEIAARTRKPANLIPLMTLLREHFKPMQVKYGWGTNPYYYLAGKYGIHPTYIQEMLGDSRFGEEDILAVIEYLRNEGGKKFSVHTLDAARHFYRGAPTGQWAPQDLLAGQDVLLLGTGPGVAAHRQALEHFIRQHKPVVMALNTQSSIAAELIDVRVACHPVRLLADCEAHIELPQPLITPYSMLPMDVQGALANKNVLDFGLNVQPDKFTFEDTHCTIPTSLVVAYAMAAASSGKAKRILMAGFDGYPGEDPRNADTNKLFRQYQDTQSSTPLLCLTPTRYDISCQSVYGPLK; encoded by the coding sequence ATGAAGCATCTGGACTGCACACTTCGAGATGGTGGTTATTACAATAACTGGAACTTCTCCGAAGCGCTGATTGCACAGTATATAACCGCCATGCAAGCTGCTGGCATTCAAACGATTGAGTTGGGCCTTCGTTCGTTAAAAAACAGCAGTTTTAGCGGCGCCTGCGCTTATACCACTGATGCCTTCCTGAGCACCCTGGATCTGCCCCCTTCCATGACGATCGGAGTGATGGTTAACGGCAGTGAACTGGTCGGAAAAAACGCGGGACAGCAGGCACTGCAGCTACTGTTCCCCAGCCCCGCGAGTGAATCGCCGGTTGACCTGGTGCGTATTGCTTGCCACGTTCATGAGTTTGCAGAAGCACTCCCTGCGGCGAGCTGGCTCAAAGAACGTGGCTACGATGTCGGCTTCAACCTGATGCAGATCGCGAACTGCTCAGAAAGCGAAATCAAAGCGCTGGCTAAACTTGCAAACAACTACCCGCTGGATGTGCTGTATTTTGCTGACAGCATGGGGAGCATGTCCCCTGATGATGCGGCACAGATCATCCAGTGGCTGCGTAGTGAGTGGCAGGGTGCCTTGGGGATCCACACCCATGACAATCTCGGCTTGGCGCTTTCCAATACCTTGCGCGCGATGGATGAAGGCGTTACCTGGGTCGACTCTACAGTCACTGGTATGGGCCGAGGGCCCGGCAACGCCCGCACCGAAGAGCTGGCTATCGAGATTGCTGCACGCACTCGGAAACCAGCGAATCTGATACCTTTGATGACGCTTCTTCGTGAGCACTTCAAACCCATGCAAGTTAAGTATGGCTGGGGGACCAACCCGTATTACTACCTCGCTGGCAAATATGGTATCCACCCAACCTATATTCAAGAAATGCTGGGTGACTCCCGCTTCGGCGAAGAAGATATTCTTGCGGTCATTGAATACCTTCGCAATGAAGGCGGCAAGAAGTTCAGCGTACATACGCTTGATGCCGCCCGACACTTTTACCGTGGCGCGCCCACAGGTCAGTGGGCACCGCAGGATCTTCTTGCCGGCCAAGATGTATTGCTTCTAGGTACTGGTCCTGGCGTAGCGGCGCACCGGCAAGCATTGGAACACTTCATTCGCCAGCATAAACCGGTTGTGATGGCTCTGAACACGCAGAGCTCAATTGCTGCTGAATTGATTGATGTCAGGGTAGCTTGCCATCCCGTCCGCCTTCTGGCCGATTGCGAGGCGCATATCGAGCTGCCTCAGCCTTTGATTACGCCCTACTCCATGCTGCCGATGGATGTGCAGGGTGCGCTCGCCAATAAAAACGTCCTTGATTTCGGCCTGAATGTTCAGCCCGATAAATTCACGTTCGAGGACACCCATTGCACTATCCCGACCTCGCTAGTGGTAGCGTACGCCATGGCTGCCGCCAGCTCTGGCAAAGCTAAACGCATTCTCATGGCTGGCTTCGATGGGTATCCTGGCGAAGACCCTCGAAATGCTGATACCAACAAGCTTTTCAGGCAGTATCAAGACACCCAGTCCAGCACGCCGTTGCTCTGCCTGACGCCAACTCGATATGACATTAGCTGCCAAAGCGTTTATGGGCCACTGAAATGA